The following coding sequences are from one Aggregicoccus sp. 17bor-14 window:
- a CDS encoding NADPH-dependent FMN reductase: MRIVGISGSLRKGSFNASLLRAAAELAPRGVEVDIASIAGIPLYDGDLEREQGLPAAVTALKERIVGAQALLLVTPEYNNSIPGVFKNAIDWLSRPPQDIPRVFGGRPVGLMGATPGRGGTRLSQVAWLPVLHTLGAELWSGGSLYVAGAGQVFDAQGALVDEAVRKLLTQYMSGFARFAARSEG; the protein is encoded by the coding sequence ATGCGGATCGTCGGAATCTCGGGGAGCCTGCGAAAGGGCTCGTTCAACGCCTCGCTGCTGCGCGCCGCCGCCGAGCTGGCGCCTCGCGGGGTGGAGGTGGACATCGCCTCCATCGCCGGCATCCCGCTGTACGACGGCGACCTCGAGCGCGAGCAGGGGCTGCCCGCCGCGGTGACGGCGCTCAAGGAGCGCATCGTCGGGGCGCAGGCACTCCTGCTGGTGACGCCCGAGTACAACAACTCCATCCCCGGCGTGTTCAAGAACGCGATCGACTGGCTCTCGCGCCCGCCGCAGGACATCCCGCGCGTGTTCGGTGGCCGGCCGGTGGGGCTCATGGGCGCGACGCCGGGGCGCGGCGGCACGCGCCTGTCGCAGGTCGCGTGGCTGCCGGTGCTGCACACGCTGGGCGCGGAGCTCTGGTCGGGCGGCTCGCTCTACGTCGCGGGCGCGGGCCAGGTGTTCGACGCGCAGGGCGCGCTGGTGGACGAGGCGGTGCGCAAGCTGCTCACCCAGTACATGTCCGGCTTCGCCCGCTTCGCGGCGCGCAGCGAGGGCTAG